Proteins found in one Planctomycetes bacterium MalM25 genomic segment:
- a CDS encoding SigmaW regulon antibacterial, translating to MGTVYLVLTLMAVVAVIAVLAIVARFFRLYIQSVTTGAGIGIFDLVRMTFRKVNPAVIVRSKIMAIQAGLTEEEGVTTQALESHYMARGNVPLVIRSMIAARKAKIIDLDMKRATAIDLAGRNILEAVQTSVYPRVIDCPAKGSKRPSLDAVAKDGIQLKVKARVTVRANLDQLIGGATEETIVARVGEGIVSAIGSAETHAEVLENPDRISKAVLARRLDSQTAFEIVSIDIADIDVGDNIGARLQADQAEADTRVARAQAEGRRAMAVSHEQENLAGIEEMRAKLVEAEAEVPRAMAEAFGNGKLGILDYYKLQNVQADTDMREAIATAK from the coding sequence ATGGGCACAGTTTATCTCGTCCTGACTCTGATGGCGGTCGTCGCCGTGATCGCCGTCTTGGCGATCGTGGCCCGCTTCTTCCGGCTGTACATCCAGTCGGTGACCACCGGCGCCGGGATCGGCATCTTCGACCTCGTGCGGATGACCTTCCGGAAGGTCAACCCGGCGGTGATCGTCCGCAGCAAGATCATGGCCATCCAGGCCGGCCTGACCGAGGAAGAGGGGGTCACGACCCAGGCCCTCGAATCACACTACATGGCCCGCGGCAACGTCCCGCTGGTCATCCGCTCGATGATCGCCGCCCGCAAGGCGAAGATCATCGACCTGGACATGAAGCGGGCGACGGCGATCGACCTGGCCGGTCGAAACATCCTCGAGGCGGTGCAGACGAGCGTTTACCCGCGCGTGATCGATTGCCCCGCGAAGGGGAGCAAGCGGCCCAGCCTCGACGCGGTCGCGAAGGACGGCATCCAGCTGAAGGTCAAAGCGCGGGTCACCGTGCGGGCGAACCTCGATCAGCTGATCGGCGGCGCCACCGAGGAGACGATCGTCGCCCGCGTGGGTGAGGGCATCGTGTCGGCGATCGGCTCGGCCGAGACCCACGCCGAGGTGCTGGAGAACCCGGACCGGATCTCCAAAGCGGTGCTGGCCCGCCGGCTCGACTCGCAGACGGCGTTCGAGATCGTGTCGATCGACATCGCGGACATCGATGTCGGCGACAACATCGGCGCCCGCCTGCAGGCGGACCAGGCCGAGGCCGACACCCGGGTCGCCCGCGCCCAGGCCGAGGGCCGCCGGGCGATGGCCGTCTCGCACGAGCAGGAGAACCTGGCCGGCATTGAGGAGATGCGGGCCAAGCTGGTCGAGGCCGAGGCCGAGGTCCCCAGAGCGATGGCCGAGGCCTTCGGCAACGGCAAGCTCGGCATCCTCGATTACTACAAGCTGCAGAACGTGCAGGCCGACACCGACATGCGCGAGGCGATCGCCACCGCGAAGTAG
- the smc_1 gene encoding Chromosome partition protein Smc codes for MNLLGRVFVVSLAIMSFVFMGLAMAVYSKSHDWKDRAAKARQQVTEEKARYAKLERESNALESELQAEKDSALQQVRKLESEAVRLAERNAENQRQIDQLSAEQRKSVASVTATVESSNKLTSEIGDLRVALRDSRAKTDQSFNAALQATESLQRLRNDLETATERTRELVADTGRMTQLLEAEGMDPNAPIDGVTPRVDGFVSRTQRRSGVQLVEISIGGDDGLSVGDIVQVFRDTKYKGRLEILKTAPDRSVGRVDTAYQQGPILEGDRVATRLDLGR; via the coding sequence ATGAATTTGCTCGGCAGGGTCTTTGTCGTCTCGCTGGCCATCATGAGCTTTGTGTTCATGGGGCTCGCGATGGCGGTGTATTCCAAGTCTCACGACTGGAAAGACAGGGCGGCTAAGGCTCGGCAGCAGGTCACCGAAGAGAAGGCCCGCTACGCGAAGCTCGAACGCGAGTCGAACGCGTTGGAGAGCGAGCTCCAAGCCGAGAAGGACTCCGCCTTGCAGCAGGTCCGCAAGCTCGAGAGCGAAGCGGTCCGGCTGGCCGAGCGGAACGCCGAGAACCAGCGTCAGATCGACCAACTAAGCGCCGAACAACGCAAGTCGGTCGCTTCGGTCACCGCGACGGTCGAAAGCTCGAACAAGCTGACTTCCGAGATCGGTGATCTGCGGGTCGCCCTCAGGGACAGCCGCGCGAAGACCGATCAGAGCTTCAACGCCGCCCTCCAGGCGACCGAGTCGCTGCAGAGGCTGCGCAACGACCTCGAAACCGCGACCGAGCGGACACGCGAACTGGTCGCCGACACGGGTCGCATGACCCAGCTGCTGGAGGCCGAGGGGATGGACCCGAACGCCCCGATCGACGGCGTCACGCCCCGTGTGGACGGCTTCGTCAGCCGCACCCAACGCCGCTCGGGTGTGCAGCTGGTCGAGATCAGCATCGGCGGCGACGACGGCCTGAGCGTCGGGGACATCGTGCAGGTGTTCCGTGACACGAAGTACAAAGGCCGCCTCGAGATTCTGAAGACGGCCCCCGATCGCTCGGTCGGCCGTGTCGATACCGCTTATCAGCAAGGCCCCATCTTGGAGGGAGACCGTGTCGCAACCCGACTCGACCTTGGGCGCTAG
- a CDS encoding Zinc ribbon domain protein, whose translation MPLYEYVCRDCDHEVEVLVRTPSEQAECPDCGGVELTKLLSVPSALSSGEGPSTGCCGSGCGCSSGG comes from the coding sequence ATGCCCCTCTACGAGTACGTCTGCCGCGATTGTGACCACGAGGTCGAGGTGCTCGTCCGGACCCCTTCGGAGCAGGCCGAGTGCCCCGATTGCGGCGGGGTGGAGCTGACGAAGCTGCTCAGCGTGCCGTCGGCGTTATCGTCGGGAGAGGGCCCTTCGACCGGTTGCTGCGGATCGGGATGCGGCTGTTCTTCGGGTGGATAA
- the ychF gene encoding Ribosome-binding ATPase YchF codes for MEAGIVGLPNVGKSTLFNALTAAGIASENYPFCTIEPNVGAVSVPDGRLETIQKFIATQKVIPAILQLVDIAGIVRGASEGEGLGNQFLSHIRNVDAILHVVRCFDDPDITHVDGSVDPIRDIETIDTELMLADLQSVEQQLQKAKKSARTGDKDAKRKVEILEACNARLADGTPIRGLDYDDPASAKILRELQLLTAKRVLYVANVEEDDLAGEGELVQRVRQRAEEESGEVVPVCARLEAELSELDESDRAEMLESVGLEEPALATLARGAYKLLGLQSYFTAGEKEVRAWTVPIGATAPQAAGVIHTDFERGFIRCETYGIADLVEHESEKAIRDAGKMRVEGKGYVMQDGDVCHFLFNV; via the coding sequence ATGGAAGCAGGCATCGTCGGCCTCCCGAACGTCGGTAAAAGCACCCTCTTCAACGCCCTCACCGCCGCGGGCATCGCGAGCGAGAACTACCCGTTCTGCACGATCGAGCCGAACGTCGGCGCCGTTTCGGTGCCCGACGGCCGGCTGGAGACCATCCAGAAGTTCATCGCCACGCAGAAAGTCATCCCCGCGATCCTGCAGCTGGTCGACATCGCCGGCATCGTCCGCGGCGCCAGCGAGGGGGAAGGTCTCGGCAACCAGTTCCTCAGCCACATCCGCAACGTCGACGCCATCCTGCACGTGGTCCGCTGCTTCGACGACCCGGACATCACGCACGTCGATGGCTCTGTGGATCCGATCCGCGACATCGAGACCATCGACACCGAGCTGATGCTCGCCGACCTGCAATCGGTCGAACAGCAGTTGCAGAAGGCGAAGAAGTCGGCCCGCACCGGCGACAAGGACGCGAAACGCAAGGTCGAGATCCTCGAGGCTTGCAACGCCCGCCTCGCCGACGGCACGCCCATCCGGGGCCTCGACTACGACGACCCCGCCTCGGCGAAGATCCTCCGCGAGCTGCAGCTGCTCACCGCAAAGCGTGTGCTGTACGTCGCCAACGTGGAAGAGGACGACCTGGCCGGCGAAGGCGAGCTGGTCCAGCGTGTCCGCCAGCGGGCCGAAGAGGAGAGCGGCGAGGTCGTGCCGGTCTGCGCCCGACTGGAGGCCGAGCTGTCGGAACTCGACGAGTCGGACCGAGCGGAGATGCTCGAGTCGGTCGGCCTCGAAGAGCCCGCCCTCGCCACGCTCGCCCGAGGGGCGTACAAGCTGCTCGGCCTGCAGAGCTACTTCACGGCGGGCGAGAAGGAGGTCCGCGCGTGGACCGTGCCGATCGGCGCCACGGCGCCCCAGGCGGCCGGGGTGATCCACACCGACTTCGAACGCGGCTTCATCCGCTGCGAGACCTACGGCATCGCCGACCTGGTTGAGCACGAATCGGAGAAAGCGATCCGCGACGCGGGCAAGATGCGCGTCGAGGGCAAGGGCTACGTCATGCAGGACGGCGACGTCTGCCACTTCCTGTTCAACGTCTGA
- a CDS encoding tetratricopeptide repeat protein translates to MSNRSETLSLLLAALLLGAIAIPAPAQETAEPPVAEEAPATDVAVPETEPAPIEEPEPVAEEPAAEEEDANSEEATPPAAEKELTAEKEPADPEPPVDADNPGLDSLDKAMELKLNAQNLKDLNEVVDLLDEAISEGLDPGNNDFAEELLVASLKQRATSLASAVVGKPITDPRRDPRWLQVRQFALTDLQRIVSLDDSQVDVWLLIGRLQSLPLGSSSEARRALNQAIRLAEKAAEDPQADTLEPGTLAQAYALRGAAQKSPADQLEDFQRAIELAPEKAEYLLMCAQAHRSAGEAAECLERIEQAIEIAPDNPKVHELKALALLMQDKQEEALESFDKASELAPKMLTPYQYRAELYSQLGKTDEAIGQLDEALKLSPNNLASLLIRAQLLIGDEDFERALGDVNAILKQQPGLVRAHLMKAQVLDKLGRTDEAVAWLERLVAADPNRPELQLQLALFYVDKQMAPEAIEVLTRVLETDEGNELARRLRGDMHLYKGDHDAAIADFERALELNPLDSGVLNNYAWTLATSPYEAVRDGAKAVELATKACEITEYGAPHILSTLAAANAEAGDFAEAVKRSEEAVTKAKELGTAEQYDGQLDAELNSYRSGQPWRELQRFSIAGPADQTADDLADLEADDIADIPAEEAAPAEEPETEEENPARSFDF, encoded by the coding sequence ATGTCGAATCGCTCCGAGACCCTCAGCCTGCTCCTCGCCGCCCTGCTGCTGGGGGCGATCGCGATCCCCGCCCCGGCCCAGGAGACGGCCGAGCCCCCGGTCGCTGAGGAGGCTCCGGCCACCGACGTCGCGGTCCCGGAGACGGAGCCGGCCCCCATCGAAGAGCCGGAGCCCGTGGCCGAAGAGCCCGCCGCCGAGGAGGAGGACGCCAACAGCGAAGAGGCCACCCCTCCCGCGGCGGAAAAGGAGCTGACCGCCGAGAAGGAACCGGCCGACCCCGAACCCCCCGTCGATGCCGATAACCCGGGGCTGGATTCGCTCGACAAGGCGATGGAGCTCAAGCTCAACGCCCAGAACTTGAAGGATCTGAACGAGGTCGTCGACCTGCTCGACGAAGCGATCAGTGAGGGGCTCGATCCGGGCAACAACGACTTCGCCGAGGAGCTGTTGGTCGCCAGCCTCAAGCAACGCGCCACGAGCCTCGCCTCGGCGGTGGTCGGCAAGCCGATCACCGACCCACGCCGTGACCCACGGTGGCTGCAGGTTCGCCAGTTCGCGTTGACCGACTTGCAGCGGATCGTGAGCCTCGACGACTCGCAGGTCGATGTTTGGCTGCTGATCGGGCGGCTGCAATCGTTGCCGCTGGGCAGCTCTAGCGAGGCCCGCCGGGCGTTGAATCAAGCGATCCGGCTCGCGGAGAAGGCGGCCGAGGACCCGCAGGCGGACACGCTCGAGCCCGGCACGCTCGCGCAGGCGTACGCCCTCCGCGGCGCGGCCCAGAAGTCGCCAGCGGACCAGTTGGAGGACTTTCAGAGGGCGATCGAGTTGGCCCCTGAGAAGGCCGAGTACCTGCTCATGTGCGCCCAGGCCCACCGCTCCGCGGGTGAAGCGGCCGAGTGCCTGGAGCGGATCGAGCAGGCGATCGAGATCGCGCCGGACAACCCGAAGGTCCACGAGCTGAAGGCGCTCGCCTTGCTCATGCAGGACAAGCAAGAGGAGGCCCTGGAGAGCTTTGATAAGGCGTCGGAGCTCGCCCCGAAGATGCTCACCCCCTATCAGTACCGCGCGGAGCTCTACAGCCAGCTCGGCAAGACCGACGAGGCGATCGGGCAGCTCGACGAGGCCCTGAAACTCTCGCCGAACAACCTCGCCTCGCTGCTGATCCGCGCCCAGTTGCTGATCGGCGACGAGGACTTCGAGCGGGCCTTGGGCGACGTGAACGCGATCCTCAAGCAGCAGCCCGGCCTTGTCCGGGCGCACCTGATGAAGGCCCAGGTCCTCGACAAGCTCGGCCGAACCGACGAGGCGGTCGCGTGGCTCGAACGGCTGGTCGCGGCCGACCCGAACCGCCCCGAACTGCAGCTGCAGCTCGCGTTGTTCTACGTGGACAAGCAGATGGCGCCTGAGGCGATCGAGGTGCTCACCCGCGTTCTGGAGACCGACGAGGGCAACGAGTTGGCCCGCCGGCTGCGGGGCGACATGCACCTGTACAAGGGGGATCATGACGCGGCGATCGCCGACTTCGAGCGGGCCCTGGAACTCAACCCGCTCGACTCGGGCGTGCTGAACAACTACGCCTGGACCCTGGCCACCAGCCCGTACGAGGCGGTCCGCGACGGGGCGAAGGCGGTCGAGCTCGCGACCAAGGCGTGCGAGATCACCGAGTACGGCGCGCCGCACATCCTCAGCACCCTGGCCGCCGCCAACGCCGAGGCGGGCGACTTTGCCGAGGCGGTAAAACGCTCCGAGGAAGCGGTCACCAAGGCGAAGGAGCTGGGCACCGCCGAGCAGTACGACGGGCAGCTCGACGCGGAGCTCAATTCGTACCGCTCGGGCCAGCCGTGGCGTGAGCTGCAGCGGTTTAGCATCGCCGGCCCGGCCGACCAGACCGCCGACGACCTGGCCGACTTGGAAGCGGATGACATCGCCGACATCCCCGCCGAAGAGGCCGCTCCCGCCGAGGAGCCCGAAACCGAGGAGGAGAACCCGGCCAGATCGTTCGATTTCTGA